Proteins found in one Triticum urartu cultivar G1812 chromosome 4, Tu2.1, whole genome shotgun sequence genomic segment:
- the LOC125552939 gene encoding probable lysine-specific demethylase SE14, whose amino-acid sequence MPEPPVPAWLRGLPRAPEYRPTESEFADPIAFLSRVEREAAAFGICKVIPPYHRPSRRYVFAHLNRSLLSSPSHSPDPDPDPSSSNPTAPAALFTTRHQELGTARRGRPPPQVLKQVWQSGERYTLDQFEAKSRAFARAHLAGLRDPTPLAVESLFWKASADRPIYVEYANDVPGSGFAASAQSHRRPHKKRRREGDPSSPDEGDKATGWKLSSSPWNLQAIARAPGSLTRFMPDDVPGVTSPMVYIGMLFSWFAWHIEDHELHSLNFLHTGAPKTWYAVPGDRAAELEEVIRVHGYGGNPDRLASLAVLGEKTTLMSPEVIVAAGLPCCRLVQHPGEFVVTFPRAYHVGFSHGFNCGEAANFATPQWLKFAKEAAVRRAVMNYLPMLSHQQLLYLLAVSFISRTPRELLYGIRTSRLRDRRKEERELLVKREFLQDMISENELLCAFLKKKLIENAVLWEPDLLPSSTALHSCSSGPKAPSKVDDVHSIKSVPKENSSSDDIASRAGIQPKCMSMDSKSSDAMSAAEAQKLDTDTDDDGDLPFDLSIDSGSLTCVACGILGFPFMAILQPSKKALEDMSLVDIERFKLNCEKENHSNAIPCSPDDSISGHPVIAKRPSSPVAQSNFSHQNAESDKDGVGLDGPLLPHNNSAHSCNSENTLNPGINTETTETKIPSARFGIEFSKQTGRGDIDAQATESCGNTVDWNITSAFVRPRIFCLQHALEIEELLEGKGGAHALIICHADYTKLKALAISIAEEIEFQFDCKDVPLANASKSDLHLINISIDDEGYKEDERDWTTQMGLNMKYFAKLRKETPGCQEQPPLSFWKRLDISDKPSPISVVPNLKWLCRRARTPYRVVGYAACRNATVGPDVVSPAVTKAEMGTSGNAYENAKEQRTAEQDAPLEPSRLQEADDVADMHTCSEDIDQDMHCLIGSKRQRTAEQNAPLQPSRLQEADDVVDMHTCSVDNDQDMHHLIGIPVAAAEYPMTHQVCEGTVSVSTCELDDLVSASTSDDSICSAHSQDSPGVSDDFTTEQQCVQSDELTSSVAMSAQQFLVDGSMTAEDSSNHENLGSYNVTSECKDKQLQVQQEQENIELCNNAGRNLAAAVQVNSGHFGDKAVNLESAIPTESQHEYPKRDAIVLEGMQAALTTVVSGENRNSVNTELDSLGILLGALAEESILADVPGKDEVDDASLTLMTLASIDQSAGDVAHNEVIETSSSSVGASISCKGRTLPNLASDGSLRIQNAEIQNKQENAEEVGAWNCQGLKNSRGILDSSANSLSDTGKSSGTPKAYQPDILSRSIGSSKRTSIICYVRRKRKQKRKRESELSTSNSQSFGSFARAPCERLRPRRKPAVIEEPAEQIETAKPSAAATKGKRSKVVELFQCEIDFCDMTFESRAELRAHERNICTDESCGKRFQSHKYLKRHQCVHRDERPFKCPWDGCGMTFKWLWAQTEHIRVHTGERPYECSVPDCGQTFRYVSD is encoded by the exons ATGCCGGAGCCCCCCGTCCCGGCCTGGCTCCGCGGCCTGCCCCGCGCCCCGGAGTACCGCCCCACCGAGTCCGAGTTCGCCGACCCCATCGCCTTCCTCTCCCGCGTCGAGCGCGAGGCCGCCGCCTTCGGCATCTGCAAGGTCATCCCGCCCTACCACCGCCCCTCCCGCCGCTACGTCTTCGCCCACCTCAACcgctccctcctctcctccccctcccactcccccgaccccgaccccgacccctcctCCTCCAACCCTACCGCCCCCGCCGCCCTCTTCACCACCCGCCACCAGGAGCTGGGCACCGCGCGCCGCGGCCGCCCGCCGCCGCAGGTGCTCAAGCAGGTCTGGCAGAGCGGGGAGCGCTACACGCTCGACCAGTTCGAGGCCAAGTCCCGCGCCTTCGCCAGGGCCCACCTCGCCGGCCTCCGCGACCCGACCCCGCTCGCCGTCGAGTCCCTCTTCTGGAAGGCCTCCGCCGACCGCCCCATCTACGTCGAGTACGCCAACGACGTCCCCGGATCCGGCTTCGCGGCCTCCGCGCAGTCGCATCGCCGCCCGCACAAGAAGCGGAGGCGGGAGGGCGACCCGAGTTCGCCGGATGAAGGGGACAAGGCCACGGGGTGGAAGCTCTCCAGCAGCCCCTGGAACCTCCAGGCCATCGCGCGGGCTCCAGGGTCGCTCACCCGGTTCATGCCAGATGATGTTCCCGGTGTCACTTCTCCCATGGTCTACATCGGGATGCTCTTCAGCTGGTTCGCATGGCACATCGAGGACCATGAGCTCCACAGCCTCAACTTCCTGCACACCGGTGCGCCCAAGACGTGGTACGCGGTCCCTGGGGATCGGGCGGCCGAGCTTGAGGAAGTTATCCGTGTGCATGGCTATGGAGGCAATCCTGATCGCCTTG CGTCCCTGGCAGTGCTTGGGGAGAAAACGACATTGATGTCCCCTGAGGTCATTGTAGCCGCTGGTCTGCCCTGTTGTAG ATTGGTGCAGCATCCTGGTGAATTTGTGGTGACGTTCCCAAGGGCCTACCATGTCGGGTTTAGCCATG GATTTAATTGTGGAGAAGCTGCCAACTTTGCAACTCCCCAGTGGCTGAAGTTTGCCAAAGAGGCCGCAGTTCGAAGAGCTGTGATGAATTATCTTCCAATGCTTTCTCATCAACAGCTACTGTATTTGCTAGCAGTTTCCTTTATATCCAG AACCCCCAGAGAATTATTGTATGGAATTCGAACCTCTCGTTTGAGAGATCGGAGAAAAGAAGAAAGGGAACTACTAGTCAAACGGGAGTTCTTACAAGATATGATTAGTGAAAATGAACTTTTGTGTGCTTTTCTCAAGAAGAAATTAATTGAAAATGCTGTTCTATGGGAGCCTGACCTGCTGCCATCTTCTACTGCTTTACATTCCTGCTCCTCTGGCCCAAAAGCTCCTTCGAAGGTTGATGATGTTCACAGTATCAAGTCTGTCCCCAAAGAGAACAGTTCATCTGATGATATTGCATCTAGAGCTGGGATACAACCTAAATGCATGTCTATGGACAGCAAATCATCTGATGCCATGTCTGCTGCCGAGGCGCAAAAACTTGATACTGACACTGATGATGATGGTGACCTTCCTTTTGATTTGAGCATTGATTCTGGCTCATTGACCTGCGTTGCTTGTGGAATTCTTGGCTTCCCATTTATGGCAATTTTGCAACCCTCCAAGAAAGCATTGGAAGATATGTCCCTTGTTGATATAGAGAGATTTAAGCTGAATTGTGAAAAAGAGAACCATTCAAATGCAATTCCATGTTCTCCTGATGATAGCATTTCAG GACATCCAGTTATTGCCAAAAGACCTTCCAGCCCTGTGGCACAGTCTAACTTCAGTCATCAGAATGCGGAATCAGATAAAGATGGTGTGGGACTTGATGGACCCCTACTACCacataataatagtgcacattcTTGCAATAGTGAAAATACCCTTAATCCGGGCATCAACACAGAGACAACTGAGACGAAAATACCGAGTGCTCGTTTTGGTATAGAATTTAGTAAACAAACTGGCAGAGGTGATATTGATGCACAAGCCACAGAAAGTTGCGGCAACACTGTTGACTGGAATATAACCTCTGCATTTGTACGTCCCCGTATCTTCTGCTTGCAACATGCACTTGAGATTGAGGAGTTGCTTGAAGGCAAAGGGGGTGCACATGCTCTCATCATTTGCCATGCAG ATTACACCAAGCTAAAAGCACTTGCAATATCAATTGCAGAGGAAATTGAGTTTCAGTTTGACTGTAAAGATGTTCCACTTGCAAATGCGTCCAAATCTGATCTACATCTAATCAACATTTCAATTGATGACGAGGGGTACAAGGAAGATGAAAGAGATTGGACAACACAGATGGGTCTAaacatgaaatattttgccaAGCTTAGGAAAGAAACACCAGGTTGCCAAGAGCAACCTCCTTTGTCATTTTGGAAGAGATTAGACATCTCAGATAAGCCTTCGCCTATTTCTGTCGTTCCAAACCTCAAATGGCTCTGCAGAAGAGCACGAACCCCATATAGGGTTGTTGGTTATGCTGCCTGTCGTAATGCCACAGTAGGTCCTGACGTGGTTAGCCCTGCAGTTACAAAGGCTGAGATGGGCACTTCTGGAAATGCTTACGAGAATGCCAAAGAACAACGAACTGCTGAACAAGATGCCCCTCTGGAGCCAAGTAGGTTACAAGAAGCTGACGATGTTGCTGATATGCACACGTGTTCTGAGGACATTGATCAAGACATGCATTGTCTGATTGGTAGCAAAAGGCAGCGAACCGCTGAACAAAATGCCCCTCTGCAGCCAAGTAGGTTGCAAGAAGCTGACGATGTAGTCGATATGCACACGTGTTCTGTGGACAATGATCAAGACATGCATCATCTGATTGGTATCCCTGTTGCTGCTGCTGAATATCCGATGACGCATCAAGTTTGTGAAGGTACAGTAAGTGTTAGCACCTGTGAACTTGACGATCTGGTAAGTGCTAGCACTAGTGATGATTCAATTTGTTCAGCGCATTCTCAGGATTCACCTGGGGTGTCAGATGACTTTACCACTGAACAGCAATGTGTCCAGTCAGATGAGTTGACTAGTTCCGTGGCTATGTCCGCACAACAGTTCCTTGTAGATGGAAGCATGACTGCAGAAGACAGCAGCAATCATGAAAACTTGGGTTCTTATAATGTCACTTCAGAGTGCAAAGACAAACAGCTCCAAGTTCAACAGGAGCAGGAGAATATTGAACTTTGTAATAATGCTGGCAGAAACTTGGCCGCGGCAGTACAGGTCAATTCCGGCCATTTTGGTGACAAGGCCGTCAATCTCGAGAGCGCTATTCCTACTGAGTCACAGCATGAGTATCCGAAGAGAGATGCCATCGTTTTGGAAGGCATGCAAGCTGCTTTGACGACTGTGGTCTCTGGAGAAAATAGAAATTCAGTTAACACAGAGTTGGATTCTCTtggtattttacttggagcttTAGCAGAAGAATCCATTCTAGCTGATGTTCCTGGAAAAGATGAGGTTGACGATGCTTCCTTGACATTGATGACACTGGCTAGCATTGACCAGTCTGCAGGTGATGTTGCACACAATGAAGTTATAGAGACGTCTAGCTCTTCCGTTGGCGCATCTATTTCATGCAAGGGACGGACTTTGCCCAATTTGGCATCTGATGGATCGCTTAGGATTCAGAATGCTGAAATACAAAATAAacaagaaaatgctgaagaagtTGGTGCCTGGAACTGCCAGGGTTTGAAGAACAGCAGAGGAATACTTGACAGTTCAGCAAACAGTTTATCTGATACAGGCAAAAGTTCAGGCACACCAAAAGCTTATCAACCAGACATATTGTCTAGAAGCATTGGAAGCTCAAAAAGAACAAGTATCATATGCTATGTCAGACGCAAGCGCAAGCAAAAAAGAAAGAGGGAATCTGAGTTAAGTACCAGTAATTCGCAAAGTTTTGGGAGCTTTGCCCGCGCTCCATGCGAGAGGCTGAGGCCCAGGAGGAAACCTGCAGTAATTGAAGAGCCGGCAGAGCAGATTGAAACCGCAAAACCTTCCGCTGCCGCAACCAAGGGCAAGAGGTccaaggtggtggagttatttcAGTGCGAGATCGATTTCTGCGACATGACATTCGAGAGCAGAGCCGAGCTCCGCGCCCACGAGCGCAACATCTGCACCGACGAGTCGTGCGGCAAGCGCTTCCAGTCGCACAAGTACCTGAAGCGCCACCAGTGTGTCCACCGCGACGAGAGGCCCTTCAAGTGCCCCTGGGACGGCTGCGGGATGACCTTCAAGTGGCTGTGGGCGCAGACAGAACACATAAGAGTCCACACGGGGGAGCGCCCGTACGAGTGCTCAGTCCCTGACTGCGGGCAGACGTTTAGATACGTCTCGGACTAG